One Acidobacteriota bacterium DNA segment encodes these proteins:
- the uidA gene encoding beta-glucuronidase, whose protein sequence is MHNQSCDETNSTNDLTRRDFLRHTTLGVGAASLLAESINAENTSTQTTSVAPRRTGLLYPQQNQLRNLTDLSGLWQFQLDPQDEGERGNWFKALPAPRQIAVPCSWNDLFDDAKNYLGTAWYLNETWVPQGWRGQRIFIRIGSANYAAKVWVNGNLVAQHLGGHLPFAADITNQLVWDKPNVIAIAVENKPLPERVPAGPSPGGGIFSGLFASYPEATYDFFPYAGLHRPVLLFSAPATHLDDVTVVTKIEGQDGIVNVKATTNDAYNGKGKVRLNGNETELSFRNGTAEATLRVPNARLWNTQDPHLYPLSLTLNDGARVTDAFALDIGIRTVEVRGAQILLNGQPIKLTGFGKHEDFPINGRGLNLPLVIRDYELLKWIGANSYRTSHYPYSEEAMLLADKLGVLIIDEIPAVSLNFNDTDDLIAARFKQCTQQIAELVARDKNHPSVIMWCVANEPMAGNPLAGGGSPKATEAGKQFFSKMYAQTRQLDASRPVTMVGVMNGPPEWLGIFDVVSINRYYGWYALGAKLDQAEQALEKELDALNQAFGKPVIITEFGTDTVAGVHSQPDEMWSEEYQVEFLRRYLDVAARKPFVAGLQVWNFADFKTGQGIVRMGGMNLKGVFTRDRRPKMAAHFLRSRWHEK, encoded by the coding sequence ATGCATAACCAATCCTGCGACGAAACCAATTCAACGAATGACCTGACGCGGCGAGATTTTCTGCGGCACACCACGCTCGGCGTCGGCGCGGCTTCGCTGTTGGCGGAATCCATCAACGCCGAGAACACGTCAACCCAGACCACCTCCGTTGCCCCGCGCCGCACAGGCTTGCTCTATCCGCAGCAAAACCAACTACGCAACCTGACCGATCTTTCCGGCTTGTGGCAATTCCAGCTTGACCCGCAAGACGAAGGCGAACGCGGCAACTGGTTCAAGGCCCTACCCGCGCCGCGCCAAATCGCCGTGCCGTGCAGTTGGAACGATTTGTTTGATGACGCCAAAAATTATCTGGGCACCGCCTGGTATTTGAACGAAACCTGGGTGCCGCAAGGCTGGCGCGGGCAGCGTATTTTCATCCGCATCGGCTCAGCGAATTACGCGGCGAAGGTTTGGGTCAACGGCAATCTGGTCGCGCAACATCTGGGCGGCCATCTGCCCTTCGCCGCCGACATCACCAATCAACTGGTGTGGGATAAACCGAACGTCATTGCGATTGCGGTCGAAAACAAACCGCTGCCAGAGCGTGTACCCGCCGGGCCTTCGCCGGGCGGCGGCATTTTCAGCGGTTTGTTCGCCAGTTATCCCGAAGCGACGTATGACTTCTTCCCATACGCCGGGCTGCATCGCCCCGTACTGTTGTTCTCCGCACCCGCCACGCATCTTGACGACGTGACGGTGGTCACAAAAATCGAGGGCCAGGACGGCATCGTCAACGTCAAAGCCACGACCAACGACGCTTATAACGGCAAAGGCAAAGTCCGGCTCAACGGCAATGAAACGGAATTGAGCTTTCGCAACGGTACCGCCGAAGCGACACTGCGCGTGCCCAACGCGCGACTGTGGAACACGCAAGACCCGCATCTTTATCCGCTGAGTTTGACCCTGAATGACGGCGCGCGCGTCACTGATGCCTTTGCGCTCGACATCGGCATTCGCACCGTGGAAGTGCGCGGCGCGCAAATTCTGCTCAACGGCCAGCCCATCAAGCTCACCGGCTTTGGCAAGCACGAAGATTTTCCGATCAACGGGCGCGGGCTGAATCTGCCGCTCGTCATCCGCGATTACGAATTACTGAAATGGATTGGCGCGAATTCCTATCGCACCTCGCATTACCCCTACAGCGAAGAAGCCATGCTGCTGGCCGACAAGCTGGGCGTGCTCATCATTGACGAAATCCCCGCGGTCAGTTTGAACTTCAACGACACAGATGATTTGATCGCCGCGCGTTTCAAACAATGCACACAGCAGATCGCAGAACTCGTCGCACGCGACAAAAATCATCCGAGCGTCATCATGTGGTGCGTGGCGAATGAGCCGATGGCGGGCAATCCGCTGGCCGGCGGCGGTTCCCCCAAAGCGACCGAAGCGGGCAAACAATTTTTCAGCAAAATGTACGCGCAAACGCGCCAGCTTGATGCTTCGCGTCCGGTGACGATGGTCGGCGTGATGAATGGCCCGCCGGAATGGCTGGGCATTTTCGATGTGGTCAGCATCAATCGCTATTACGGCTGGTATGCGCTGGGCGCGAAATTGGATCAAGCCGAACAGGCGCTGGAAAAAGAACTGGACGCGCTCAACCAAGCCTTTGGCAAGCCCGTCATCATTACCGAATTCGGCACGGACACCGTCGCCGGGGTGCACAGTCAGCCCGATGAGATGTGGTCGGAAGAGTATCAGGTCGAATTCCTGCGCCGTTATCTGGACGTGGCGGCGCGCAAGCCTTTCGTCGCGGGCTTGCAGGTCTGGAACTTCGCCGATTTCAAAACCGGGCAAGGCATCGTTCGCATGGGCGGCATGAATTTGAAGGGCGTCTTCACGCGCGACCGGCGGCCCAAGATGGCCGCGCACTTTCTGCGCTCGCGCTGGCACGAGAAATGA
- a CDS encoding PSD1 domain-containing protein, giving the protein MMISARGVTEKIAAALGARTSLILLANPKMSDKLPACRRLRQCGQSVGCHAADKLAACRTLKARLPAESSLRVHPVKRLALCLLALLYGLPTGHAQQSPANLATAQTEFFEQRIRPLLAAHCYDCHADAAKGGLRVDTRAALLKGGQRGPAIVSGDPANSLLLQAVNHTHATLRMPKGGAKLSDAEIADLTRWIKGGAPWPVTLATKNEYLIKPEHQAFWSFQPVRRPAVPAVKGATNNPVDAFLLAELEAKGLSFNPPADKRTLLRRVTFDLTGLPPPPAEMEAFLADRAPDAYAKVVERLLASPHYGERWGRHWLDVARYSDTLGMIDAGRNLQGWFPFAYTYRDWVVRALNEDMPYDQFIVQQLAADKLPNNDRRNLAALGFVSLSRGGLNVNQHERLDDKIDVVSRGLLGLTVSCARCHNHKFDPIPTRDYYALYNIFSNTREPKQLPLLDPNAAVGGEFEAETKAEEKKIETDIQKKRAARFPKLKELYASAPELAKSLRFAAEARALPDSELPKYAQEKDYNVYLLRRWRTYLQQAKDNPVWAIWQRLSTLPAAEFKVKAVAVLTDQAANPLVRAAFKEPPASLNEAAETYGKLLAQYDKPETLTDAHVEALRQVIRGADSPLNFPFSDYEAVRLSTDKQNEDGSRRKLESLFLAQAYRGAPPRAQSVEDAETPQSGYVFLRGKPENKGEQVQPQFLQILAGPDRKPFTNGSGRLELAQAIADPRNPLTARVMVNRIWQHHFGNGLVRTPSDFGTRGEAPTHPALLDWLASTFMNDADNPQSAIRNPQSDGWSLKKLHRLLVLSRAYQQSSTDNAAARQRDPENKLLWHMNRRRLDIEELRDALLQASGKLDLKLAGLPASAEAWPFMQRRTLYSFIDRAIVPGDFLAFDFASPEAHSPQRYLTTVPQQALLLLNSPFVIEQARALLQRPEIATEKNPRRRIAQLYRLLYNRRPGAGELALALQFINEPANTDKVLLDNTYSQAWQYGQGELDEKAERVKTFKPFAWFLQGEWRNSAMPGDPRTSLALLNNKGGLIYEGKANALIRRWVAPFDGRVKLGGVLEQTFENGCRKCDGVQAHIVSSRNGRAGNWTARPEQTSTAVAEVAVQRGDTLDFVAEVSKGSAGNGFKWAVTIQRLAGNDAGSGETWDSLRDFRAPWVTPLTAWERYAQTLLAAAEFLVLD; this is encoded by the coding sequence ATCCTTGCGTGTGCACCCAGTGAAACGCCTGGCGTTATGCTTGCTGGCGTTGCTGTATGGGTTGCCAACCGGTCACGCCCAGCAATCACCCGCCAACCTTGCCACCGCCCAAACCGAATTTTTCGAGCAACGCATCCGCCCGTTGCTAGCCGCGCATTGTTACGATTGCCACGCCGACGCGGCCAAAGGCGGGTTGCGAGTGGACACCCGCGCCGCCTTGCTCAAAGGCGGCCAACGCGGCCCGGCCATCGTCAGCGGCGATCCCGCCAACAGTCTGTTGCTACAAGCCGTCAACCACACGCACGCCACGCTGCGCATGCCCAAAGGCGGCGCGAAACTCAGCGATGCGGAAATCGCCGATCTGACGCGCTGGATCAAAGGCGGCGCGCCTTGGCCCGTCACCCTCGCCACCAAAAACGAATACCTCATCAAACCCGAACACCAAGCCTTCTGGTCGTTTCAACCCGTGCGCCGGCCCGCCGTGCCCGCCGTCAAAGGCGCGACGAACAATCCGGTAGACGCCTTCCTACTGGCTGAACTCGAAGCCAAAGGCTTGAGCTTCAATCCGCCCGCCGACAAACGCACGTTGTTGCGGCGCGTGACTTTTGACCTGACCGGCTTGCCGCCGCCGCCCGCCGAAATGGAAGCCTTTCTGGCCGACCGTGCGCCTGATGCTTATGCGAAAGTTGTCGAACGGTTGTTAGCAAGCCCGCATTACGGCGAACGCTGGGGGCGGCACTGGCTCGATGTCGCGCGCTATTCCGATACGTTGGGCATGATTGACGCGGGCCGCAATCTGCAAGGCTGGTTCCCCTTTGCTTACACCTACCGCGACTGGGTGGTGCGCGCGTTGAACGAAGACATGCCTTACGACCAATTCATCGTGCAGCAACTGGCGGCGGACAAATTGCCCAACAATGACAGGCGTAATCTGGCGGCGCTCGGTTTCGTTTCGCTCAGCCGGGGCGGGCTGAATGTGAATCAGCACGAACGGCTGGATGACAAGATTGATGTCGTCTCGCGCGGCTTGCTGGGGCTGACGGTCAGTTGCGCGCGCTGCCACAATCACAAATTCGATCCGATTCCGACGCGCGATTACTACGCGCTTTACAACATCTTCAGCAATACGCGCGAGCCGAAACAATTGCCGCTGCTTGATCCGAACGCAGCCGTGGGCGGTGAGTTTGAAGCCGAAACCAAAGCCGAAGAAAAGAAGATCGAGACCGACATTCAAAAAAAGCGTGCGGCGCGCTTTCCCAAGTTGAAAGAGTTGTATGCCAGTGCGCCCGAACTGGCGAAATCGCTGCGCTTCGCCGCCGAGGCCCGCGCGTTGCCAGACAGTGAGTTACCAAAGTATGCCCAAGAGAAGGATTACAACGTTTACCTGCTGCGCCGTTGGCGCACTTACTTGCAACAAGCCAAAGACAATCCGGTTTGGGCCATCTGGCAACGCCTGAGCACGCTGCCCGCCGCGGAATTCAAAGTAAAGGCCGTTGCTGTGTTGACCGATCAGGCCGCCAATCCGCTGGTGCGCGCAGCGTTCAAAGAGCCGCCCGCTTCGCTGAACGAGGCGGCGGAAACATACGGCAAACTGCTTGCGCAATACGACAAGCCGGAAACGCTAACTGACGCCCACGTCGAAGCCTTGCGACAGGTGATTCGCGGCGCTGACTCGCCCCTCAACTTTCCCTTCAGCGATTACGAAGCGGTGCGCCTCTCGACCGACAAGCAAAACGAAGACGGCAGCCGCCGCAAGCTGGAAAGTCTCTTTTTAGCGCAAGCCTATCGCGGCGCGCCGCCGCGCGCGCAAAGCGTCGAGGATGCCGAAACGCCGCAATCCGGTTACGTCTTCCTGCGCGGCAAGCCTGAAAACAAAGGCGAGCAGGTGCAGCCGCAGTTCCTGCAAATCCTCGCCGGCCCTGACCGCAAGCCTTTCACGAACGGCAGCGGGCGTTTGGAACTGGCGCAGGCGATTGCCGACCCGCGCAATCCATTGACGGCGCGCGTCATGGTCAATCGCATCTGGCAGCATCATTTCGGCAATGGGTTGGTGCGCACCCCCAGCGATTTCGGCACACGCGGTGAAGCCCCCACGCATCCGGCGTTATTGGATTGGTTGGCCTCGACGTTTATGAACGACGCAGACAATCCGCAATCCGCAATCCGCAATCCGCAATCGGATGGCTGGTCACTGAAAAAGCTGCACCGGCTGTTGGTACTTTCACGCGCTTATCAGCAAAGCAGCACCGACAACGCGGCGGCCCGCCAGCGTGATCCGGAAAACAAGTTGCTGTGGCACATGAACCGGCGACGCTTGGATATTGAAGAGTTGCGCGACGCCTTGTTACAAGCCAGTGGCAAGCTTGATCTCAAGCTCGCCGGCTTGCCCGCCAGTGCTGAAGCGTGGCCGTTTATGCAGCGGCGCACGCTTTATTCGTTTATTGATCGCGCCATCGTGCCCGGCGATTTTCTGGCCTTCGATTTTGCCAGTCCCGAAGCGCACAGCCCGCAACGTTACCTGACCACCGTGCCGCAACAGGCGCTGTTGCTGCTGAACAGTCCATTTGTCATCGAACAGGCGCGCGCGCTGTTGCAGCGACCCGAAATCGCGACGGAAAAAAATCCGCGCCGCCGCATCGCGCAACTCTATCGCTTGCTATACAACCGTCGGCCTGGGGCTGGCGAGTTGGCGCTGGCGCTGCAATTCATCAACGAACCTGCCAACACCGACAAAGTTCTCTTGGACAACACGTACAGCCAGGCGTGGCAATACGGCCAGGGCGAATTGGATGAAAAGGCCGAGCGCGTCAAAACCTTCAAACCCTTCGCCTGGTTTTTGCAGGGCGAATGGCGCAACTCCGCGATGCCCGGCGACCCGCGCACCTCGCTGGCGTTGCTCAATAACAAGGGCGGGCTGATTTACGAAGGCAAAGCGAACGCGCTCATCCGCCGCTGGGTCGCGCCCTTTGATGGCCGCGTGAAGCTTGGTGGCGTGCTGGAACAGACCTTTGAGAACGGCTGCCGCAAGTGCGATGGCGTGCAGGCGCACATTGTTTCCAGCCGCAACGGTCGCGCGGGCAACTGGACGGCGCGGCCAGAGCAAACCTCGACTGCTGTTGCAGAAGTGGCCGTGCAACGCGGCGACACGCTCGATTTCGTCGCCGAGGTCAGCAAAGGCTCGGCGGGCAATGGCTTCAAATGGGCGGTGACGATTCAACGCCTAGCTGGCAACGATGCTGGCAGCGGCGAGACGTGGGATTCGCTGCGTGATTTTCGCGCGCCGTGGGTAACGCCGCTGACGGCGTGGGAACGCTACGCGCAAACCTTGCTGGCGGCGGCGGAATTTCTGGTGCTGGATTGA
- a CDS encoding DUF1501 domain-containing protein: MFHHKTELADNFLTRRELLHRCGMGFGALAFAQLSDQTALAEDKRLANPLAPKAPHFAPKVKRVIHLFMNGGPSQVDTFDPKPMLTKYDGQTLPIHLKTERKTGVGFGSPFKFEKHGQSGIEVSEIYPHTAQHVDELCVIRSMHTDLPNHEPSLLLMNCGDPRQLRPSFGAWLTYGLGTENQNLPGFVVLCPFGYPVSGVQNWTAGFLPSVYQGTHIDTKETEVERLIQHIKNEYTSRPQQRRQLDLLAQLNRRYQQQRQEDALIEAQIQSYELAYRMQAEATDVFDVSREPEHVRKLYGENLYGRQVLLARRLLEHGVRFVQVWQGKDQPWDSHDNLATAHKQLAQATDQAIGALLTDLKQRGMLDDTLVIWGGEFGRTPVVELTGPSGGSNRAEWGRDHNNHGFSMWLAGGGVKQGYVHGATDEFGFAAAEKPVHVHDLHATVLKLLGFDHERLTYRYAGRDFRLTDVQGLVVDDLLA; encoded by the coding sequence ATGTTTCACCACAAAACTGAGTTGGCTGACAACTTCCTGACCCGCCGCGAACTGTTGCACCGTTGCGGCATGGGCTTTGGCGCGCTCGCCTTTGCGCAACTGTCCGATCAAACAGCGTTGGCCGAAGACAAGCGCCTCGCCAATCCGCTCGCGCCCAAAGCGCCGCATTTCGCGCCCAAGGTCAAACGTGTGATTCACCTGTTTATGAACGGCGGCCCGTCGCAGGTAGACACCTTCGATCCCAAGCCAATGTTGACCAAATACGACGGCCAGACGCTGCCGATTCACCTGAAGACCGAGCGCAAGACTGGCGTAGGTTTCGGCTCGCCCTTCAAGTTTGAAAAGCACGGGCAGAGCGGCATCGAGGTCAGCGAAATCTATCCGCACACGGCCCAGCACGTAGACGAACTGTGCGTGATTCGTTCGATGCACACCGACTTGCCCAATCACGAGCCGTCGCTGTTGCTGATGAATTGCGGCGACCCGCGCCAGTTGCGGCCCAGCTTCGGCGCATGGCTGACGTATGGCCTGGGCACCGAAAATCAAAACCTGCCCGGCTTTGTTGTGCTGTGCCCATTCGGCTATCCGGTCAGCGGCGTGCAAAATTGGACGGCGGGTTTTTTGCCGTCGGTCTATCAGGGCACGCACATTGACACCAAAGAAACCGAAGTCGAGCGGCTGATTCAGCACATCAAAAACGAATACACCTCGCGCCCGCAACAGCGCCGCCAACTCGATCTGCTGGCGCAACTCAATCGCCGCTATCAACAGCAACGTCAGGAAGACGCGCTGATCGAAGCGCAGATTCAATCCTACGAACTGGCCTATCGCATGCAGGCCGAAGCGACCGACGTGTTTGATGTCAGCCGTGAGCCGGAACACGTGCGCAAACTTTACGGCGAGAATCTCTATGGACGGCAGGTACTATTGGCGCGGCGGCTGTTGGAACACGGCGTGCGCTTCGTGCAGGTGTGGCAGGGCAAAGACCAACCCTGGGACAGCCACGACAATCTAGCCACCGCGCACAAACAACTCGCCCAAGCCACCGACCAAGCCATCGGCGCGCTGCTCACCGATCTCAAACAGCGCGGCATGCTCGACGACACGTTGGTCATCTGGGGCGGGGAATTCGGACGCACACCTGTCGTCGAATTGACCGGGCCATCCGGCGGCAGCAATCGCGCCGAATGGGGCCGCGATCACAACAACCACGGCTTCTCGATGTGGCTCGCCGGGGGCGGCGTGAAGCAAGGTTATGTGCACGGCGCGACCGATGAGTTTGGCTTTGCGGCGGCGGAAAAGCCTGTGCACGTACACGACCTGCACGCGACGGTTTTGAAGCTGTTGGGCTTTGATCACGAACGGCTGACGTATCGTTATGCTGGACGGGATTTCAGACTGACGGATGTGCAGGGGTTGGTGGTGGATGATTTGCTGGCGTAG